One stretch of Juglans microcarpa x Juglans regia isolate MS1-56 chromosome 3D, Jm3101_v1.0, whole genome shotgun sequence DNA includes these proteins:
- the LOC121255341 gene encoding basic form of pathogenesis-related protein 1-like produces MGSSKFFLAICFIGFTLIQASLAQNSYRDFLDAHNAARAEVGVPPLTWNHTLQVYAENYANKRRDCNLESSNGPYGENMAQGWGTFTAIEAVKMWVDEKQYYDRKSNSCKGGECLHYTQVVWRDTKRIGCARVGCNKDGGIFMTCNYDPTGNYDGERPF; encoded by the coding sequence ATGGGGTCTAGCAAGTTTTTTCTAGCAATATGCTTCATTGGGTTCACCCTAATTCAAGCCTCCCTGGCACAAAATTCCTACCGAGACTTTCTCGACGCCCACAATGCTGCTCGTGCCGAAGTCGGTGTTCCTCCTCTTACATGGAACCACACGCTGCAAGTCTATGCTGAGAATTATGCTAACAAGAGGAGGGATTGCAACTTGGAGAGTTCCAATGGACCCTATGGGGAGAACATGGCACAAGGATGGGGTACCTTCACCGCAATAGAGGCTGTGAAGATGTGGGTTGATGAGAAACAATACTACGATCGCAAATCCAACTCGTGTAAGGGTGGTGAGTGCTTGCACTACACCCAAGTTGTCTGGCGCGACACCAAACGTATTGGGTGTGCCAGGGTCGGGTGTAATAAGGATGGGGGGATCTTTATGACTTGCAACTACGATCCCACCGGTAATTATGATGGTGAACGCCCATTTTAA